In Drosophila subpulchrella strain 33 F10 #4 breed RU33 chromosome 3R, RU_Dsub_v1.1 Primary Assembly, whole genome shotgun sequence, the following are encoded in one genomic region:
- the LOC119552593 gene encoding uncharacterized protein LOC119552593, which produces MQRAQYTSQVLLATAILYACLAPAACIYESTILEFLNEFRMRMCHPIPNLGLPALDPLQLGPAETEVNNNYLVDFIGSIDNFQLHGLSDFDVPVLSLNVVPGLKNTINVTFPLTHFESLYTAKGSLAYILNLAGDGNAETSITNFSILISFRLRTVSPLSISSLQIELKLGNLWINFDNLMEEERVTEFIHALINEMGVELLADIWDYGQGTVVTKVQTLVNNFLSQYSLTDIIQIIAGGGGGEESAPIFEGVKPDCKLGANPSI; this is translated from the exons ATGCAGCGGGCGCAATACACTTCTCAGGTCCTGCTGGCCACAGCCATCCTCTACGCTTGCTTGGCGCCCGCGGCCTGCATTTACGAATCTACGATCCTGGAGTTTCTCAATGAGTTCCGCATGCGCATGTGCCACCCCATCCCAAATCTGGGTCTGCCCGCCTTGGATCCACTGCAGCTGGGTCCTGCCGAGACAGAGGTTAACAATAATTACCTGGTGGA CTTTATTGGGTCCATTGACAATTTCCAATTGCACGGTTTGTCCGATTTCGATGTCCCTGTGCTCAGTTTGAACGTGGTGCCTGGCTTGAAGAACACCATTAACGTCACCTTCCCACTCACGCACTTCGAGTCCTTGTACACCGCCAAAGGATCACTGGCCTACATTCTCAACCTGGCCGGCGATGGCAATGCCGA AACCTCCATCACGAACTTTTCCATCCTTATTTCTTTCCGTTTGAGAACTGTGTCGCCTTTGAGCATAAGTTCCCTGCAGATTGAGTTAAAATTGGGAAATCTATGGATCAACTTTGACAACTTGATGGAGGAAGAACGTGTCACCGAATTTATCCATGCTCTGATCAACGAAATGGGCGTGGAGCTGCTCGCCGACATCTGGGACTATGGACAGGGCACGGTAGTCACCAAAGTGCAGACGCTTGTTAACAATTTCTTGAGTCAGTACTCGCTGACGGATATTATCCAAATCATAGCTGGTGGAGGCGGCGGCGAGGAAAGTGCACCCATCTTTGAGGGCGTGAAGCCCGACTGTAAACTTGGGGCCAACCCAAGCATCTAA
- the LOC119552597 gene encoding 28S ribosomal protein S10, mitochondrial, protein MLQALKTLRWAQPVRALSAATTSSGTQTNLSPATPSPEPDKLYSKLEIELRGIDPAVLKSYTWFATTAAEHLGIEKGKCWSPRKAHHERMTLLKSVHIYKKHRVQYEVRTHFRYMNFHKLTGSTLDTFLEYIERNLPEGVALQASRTELQQIPEHLRQPPEQV, encoded by the exons atgttgcAG GCGCTGAAGACTCTCCGCTGGGCTCAACCAGTTCGGGCGCTGTCCGCAGCGACCACAAGTTCCGGCACACAGACCAATCTTTCACCTGCGACCCCATCTCCAGAACCGGATAAACTCTACAGCAAGCTGGAGATTGAGCTGCGAGGGATTGATCCGGCGGTCCTCAAGAGCTACACCTGGTTCGCCACCACGGCCGCCGAGCACTTGGGCATTGAGAAGGGCAAGTG TTGGTCACCCCGCAAGGCGCACCACGAGCGGATGACACTCCTGAAGTCGGTACACATCTACAAGAAGCATCGCGTGCAGTACGAGGTGCGAACCCACTTCCGCTACATGAACTTCCACAAGCTGACGGGCTCCACGCTGGACACCTTCCTGGAGTACATTGAACGCAACCTGCCCGAGGGCGTAGCGCTGCAGGCTTCCAGGACGGAGCTGCAGCAGATCCCGGAGCATCTGCGTCAGCCGCCGGAGCAGGTGTAA